A part of Rhodamnia argentea isolate NSW1041297 chromosome 8, ASM2092103v1, whole genome shotgun sequence genomic DNA contains:
- the LOC125316123 gene encoding uncharacterized protein LOC125316123 isoform X1, which translates to MSTKLSWVVGPAVSSSSETSGSEGGYVKGVMTYMVMDDLVVKPMSTISCVTLINKFNVQELGDLEEKVVDFGMDEAIKLLNASLHSKKVFTDIFFSEKEPSA; encoded by the exons ATGAGTACCAAACTTTCATGGGTTGTTGGGCCAGCTGTGTCATCCTCGTCCGAGACATCTGGCAGTGAGGGTGGTTATGTGAAAGGGGTTATGACATACATGGTGATGGATGATCTGGTCGTGAAGCCTATGTCCACCATTTCTTGTGTTACTCTCATCAACAAGTTCAATGTGCAGGAACTTGGGGATCTTGAAGAGAAGGTGGTAGATTTTGGGATGGATGAG GCCATAAAGCTGTTGAATGCTTCTTTGCACTCCAAGAAGGTGTTCACAGACATATTCTTCAGTGAGAAGGAACCATCTGCATGA
- the LOC125316123 gene encoding uncharacterized protein LOC125316123 isoform X2 — protein MSTKLSWVVGPAVSSSSETSGSEGGYVKGVMTYMVMDDLVVKPMSTISCVTLINKFNVQELGDLEEKVVDFGMDEDILSLLFM, from the exons ATGAGTACCAAACTTTCATGGGTTGTTGGGCCAGCTGTGTCATCCTCGTCCGAGACATCTGGCAGTGAGGGTGGTTATGTGAAAGGGGTTATGACATACATGGTGATGGATGATCTGGTCGTGAAGCCTATGTCCACCATTTCTTGTGTTACTCTCATCAACAAGTTCAATGTGCAGGAACTTGGGGATCTTGAAGAGAAGGTGGTAGATTTTGGGATGGATGAG GACATATTAAGCCTTTTATTCATGTAG